Genomic window (Lewinellaceae bacterium):
TGCTGCCCCCGAACATCGACGCCTCTTCCTCCAGCCACCGGCTTTTGAAGGGGTAGCCCCTGGTTGCCAGCGCCGCTTTCAGGTCCAGCGGTTCGGGGTATTTTTCCCGGTCGATGCTATCCAGCAACTCCAGGCAGCGGATCGCCTGCCGGACGTCGTAGGAAGTATTGGCGAAATAGGCCAGCCCCCGGGCGTCGGCCTGCGCCTCCTGCTCCCGGTTTTGGCGGCGGTTGTCGTAAATGACTTTTCCCAGCAAACCGAGCGCTTCCGTATTAGCGCCCGCTTTGCCCAGGCGTTTTATCTTTTTCTGCAGGCCCTTATCGTCAACAACAGCGCCGTACTGTTCCACACTGGCCTCCAGGTGCTGAAGGGTGTAATGGGCTATTTCGTGGCAAAGCACAAAAGCCAGCTGGCTCTCGTTTTCCAGGCGGCGCAACAGCCCCAGGTTGATCAGGATGGCGCCGTCGCCCAAACTGGCGGCGTTGGGTTCGGCGTATCGGCTGGGCAGCACGACGATATCGTCAGCCGGGATGTCCGGGTTGGCGCGGCAAATTTCCGCCACCACGCTGTCGAGGAAGGGCTGGAGGGCGGATCCGTATAAAAAGTGCTGGTTTTGAACGGCGTATTGGAGGTAGTTGTAGCGGCCTTCGTACGCTTCTTTCAGCCATTCGTTGCTGTTGGCGGGCAGGCGGGACAGCCACAGTTGGCGTTTGGCCTCCACCGCTTGCCGGGCAAGGGCCGTGTCAGCCGCTAAGGGTTGGTAAGCCTGGCAAAATGCAATGGCAAAATGCAACTGGAGGATACAGAAAATAGCGATCTGGCGCATGGGGTTTGAACGGGTTTTTGGGATGTTGTATCGTTTCTGAGCCAAAGATAGGAAAATTTGGGGGACTATTTTGTGGGACTTTGGTTATAGAAGGAGGCTCTTGCTTTACTACACAGCGGGCCGAAGAGTGGGGCTTCCTACTCTGCCCTGCAGCAGGCAGCATTTCGCTTCGTTCAT
Coding sequences:
- a CDS encoding M48 family metalloprotease produces the protein MRQIAIFCILQLHFAIAFCQAYQPLAADTALARQAVEAKRQLWLSRLPANSNEWLKEAYEGRYNYLQYAVQNQHFLYGSALQPFLDSVVAEICRANPDIPADDIVVLPSRYAEPNAASLGDGAILINLGLLRRLENESQLAFVLCHEIAHYTLQHLEASVEQYGAVVDDKGLQKKIKRLGKAGANTEALGLLGKVIYDNRRQNREQEAQADARGLAYFANTSYDVRQAIRCLELLDSIDREKYPEPLDLKAALATRGYPFKSRWLEEEASMFGGSMGESEEEVFHPDSLRTHPACQERIQLLNVSAEMKQPAGGNVYLQDSLNFRQWVRAADYELVEGLYAFGATAAALYQCLKLLRLYPEDPYLNTMVGLCLLQVRSAMENHDMEEHVPLPGHSLQPDFRQLCLLLHNLRIRELAALSYHFLKEREAQFSSYERFLSALRESQKHYGK